Proteins found in one Colletes latitarsis isolate SP2378_abdomen chromosome 8, iyColLati1, whole genome shotgun sequence genomic segment:
- the Cno gene encoding adherens junction formation factor afadin isoform X2 yields the protein MATELASKKAEREALRGVIQQWNANRLDLFELSEPNEDLEFHGVMRFYFQDSGQKVATKCIRVASDATSQAVIETLIEKFRPDMRMLSVPEYALYEIHENGEERKLRLDEKPLLVQLNWHIDDREGRFLLRRIDDKTNAQGVGFSCSDGSSFRRKLSKREKKQMKKQEKLSRLKSLEQDENAVPVDQNGVAEKLYTELPETSFTRSISNPEAVMRRRRQQKLERKLQQFRSKDGGPDTGGTLKIYGEALCKDVPYKTLLLSVRDSAVQVVREMLSKYGLEKVDPQQYCLVQVNSEHVSGGTQQEYILDDDECPLAILMNHPSARGSIMFHVRRRPADYVPRKRKKKPSGKWNEFDHRYEDERLPFLLELNPDGSDVPNGAGIRHRLQPNVTEVGSERPIGPQAVQAQTLTLTGPMVMPRHCVIAFTENIVTLTPCSRDAHTYVNNQRIHQTTILQNGAIVKFGRLHTFRFIDPAPEERIRQRHDSGRQIEYGYDRRSPDLTNQETNAERYGSASGTPNGGQVQVQGQGQPGQDQPSHPSSPSKSAASGSAAVCLARSPNHAPESTHNYETTFDLDGNVETASLTSSRDGNRTLQNDRQPRGTDPILPAVLEFLEETEETFFHAVITDVEPSAPQFKLAPTYTLYLAARYRASTHYRPELQPTERAHRLTVMLANVAGMIQRVIQERYMDASSLALWLANGSELLHMLKNDRHVGAFSTRAQDILTEAVHAAFASLVRCISLELAPAMSQFMADADEPAKEAGVLQIFSSTMALLRRCRVNAALTIQLFSHLFHTINATAFNALVSNTNLCVRWFGRRLKARLNALETWAERQGLELASQCHLATIMQATHLLQAPKYNAEELATLSSTCFKLNSLQVRALLQKYQPAADEPRLPAELIENVVKVAESVADTLARADGREIRLEEEPTLALALLLPEDGYSCEVIRGVPPGLAEFLAPLQRDGLCRMAPQPTSSGYWTIYMIDHHNNFRSPSAMSNRSGGYSCHTGPSSAQPEIHVIKLHKSTNGMGLSIVAAKGAGQDRLGIYIKSVVAGGAADADGRLTAGDQLLKVDGQSLVGITQEKAAEYLVRTGPVVTLEVAKQGAIYHGLATLLSQPSPVMTRAHKVRPKSEHLEASKVQEANEQPSTSHSMGNLLTVPRHAIDSVRSIDPVPSGATITLISEGQSYNYDSLNPTCRLNRTNDSWRVLPEDSRRCLRDENAWGFIDHGSIVGRNEAILVQRVCPSREEEASLRTALCSSLGTLPASTRGHSYVPLNNPRCWTDRLPPSDTNVQQTCPQIQVANNDHTSTVTTSDIVRDANESSTVESKLDSFSLDSIPYIDQTDDTWLDESNDSINDHRIGTATTISRSCSIESLRRLDVEVDRVREPTMTTKQQPFEQETSRRKTRDTVLADTDLTLEKLEIETPTSTSSSLDGRESMECETREKNQAFNVSRVYTTIPELNLDLSGLDSDTSSDVSSFEKCWKSPEEVRLGCGRVAALARHFSKLGNAESIVLRSNTVRLGNDSRRFASEPNFVSPEVYETRPGHRFSVVGKEYLSELDLRMSTEEYARHGSAIEDMMTKRNEKSTSSKEKLSLSEQRQIIEQLEEMSNLDDAFVHPCSSCENIAASSDDVLYENLDHVPQWTMNVNEHSDVQDDYTEEKLFDARFPRQFSSSYPCLKKIDLLRDRENKIERRSQSSFADGEFSNANVNNPRQASDAKFYWVIHELKNSSSQDLRSCTQQNEDRISSETRPKSNNDQEECTIIPGDNSANDSTKYRQKSIDRTIYPRSNRTCLEVGSLLRPRRMSERDLPSRLGRDATAPQQQIHTSKSVPALHNVGTDGKQQHEVFNPGYSRASSSNSVTPPVTQPPSMTAINGTTSLRSRSSHNLHDPIRIGTLPPSGLVSRQQSSPNLNPGQTTASSNSSTTAIGTGSANILQSNEAERFYQNLSVYRNQDATAKQRYSPSQHSDERNPLQLQKSSRGSQNSLNRPGTFETSQPRDRPISAYVSQAQQQSYFGGQSQQQGNAAPPRSQSSRDIIRQEAKLQEMQEEVRRRELRGGVPIPPNQCRPTTYNIKSNMTQQSTNTVVRPTKSISSQPNFGSNTPVAVSSPTISTAGHAARQTTAANYGYMDSHYGPYVVQYGKSPPTHQHQHQHQYPHQHQHQHQLQPQPQLQSQHQHQHQHQNMQQQNLGHIQYNTQPSRGKNDSTRLQPNGMSLDYGRDQSGQEISRPYADQTRHFAAGSQYYLNGGSDVRSDQYISENGTNRTQTLPEGTASIQPNEIAPIRPVLPEDGFRESPPPPPPNTTHPLYNKQSDSRYTASMQDPPRGGYYPANGTAGTTLQPRQYQYSATNPWQREEREKEQALRREAARQWRDQQIAELSALPHRTSQQEEQLRALQLERDFQKRAEEVANQQDDEEESNDLDAESMQRVQGLLRPTTTQERGNLPEQHNPNLSRVNVASQSARGSHGVQSLGASMHSTSVTAHGVGTQQCSQSISNISLSQQENSGSHLSQNLQHEHTNQVQNTVGQIPMSSLIQLATSQKSCSLGIPQSIEDKEIQRRQDEIKRKQIEFDETLKRKEEEAKQQQIQHIYQQQQQQYLQQSQSHLKNQQVLHPSMLRLENLVINGPNAISTQNGNSDAPLPPERGSSYAVMSQQGALRTNSVNASNMMPLAHPQQSTSIKRVSFHDSNANPAEAMQRNVSTGNLSTPPSTTMDIIAEDPNNFINDAENLLASPKTPEGSGIPSTGSTPGVIGAQEVYKDPRQRRLAEKQKLQQNSQIGPVPEKLSFKEKMKMFAMETGEDGTPRDKVKISRAQREIDNIGNPTALNSNNNSTNNNNNIGSNTSIANNNSNNRN from the exons atggcCACGGAGTTGGCAAGTAAGAAGGCCGAACGCGAGGCACTGCGTGGCGTGATTCAACAATGGAATGCCAACCGCTTGGATCTGTTCGAGCTTTCGGAACCGAACGAA GACTTGGAGTTTCACGGAGTAATGAGATTTTACTTTCAAGACAGCGGTCAGAAAGTCGCGACCAAGTGCATCAGAGTAGCATCGGATGCGACAAGTCAAGCGGTGATCGaaactcttattgaaaaattcCGTCCAGATATGCGAATGCTTTCGGTTCCAGAATATGCCCTCTATGAAATTCACGAGAACGGTG AAGAACGTAAGCTCAGGCTAGATGAAAAACCGTTGCTAGTGCAATTGAACTGGCACATCGACGATCGCGAGGGACGTTTCCTTTTACGAAGAATCGACGACAAAACCAATGCTCAAGGCGTTGGTTTTTCTTGTTCAGACGGATCTAGCTTTCGCAGAAAGCTGAGTAAACGCGAGAAGAAACAAATGAAAAAGCAAGAGAAGCTCAGTCGGTTGAAGAGTCTGGAACAGGATGAAAATGCGGTACCCGTTGATCAGAATGGAGTGGCAGAGAAACTTTATACGG AGCTACCAGAAACTAGTTTTACCAGAAGCATTTCGAATCCAGAAGCTGTAATGAGAAGGCGACGGCAACAAAAGCTGGAGAGAAAGTTACAGCAATTTCGCAGTAAAGACGGCGGTCCTGATACGGGTGGAACGTTGAAGATTTACGGCGAGGCGCTTTGTAAAGACGTCCCATACAAAACGTTACTTTTAAGTGTACGGGATTCGGCAGTTCAAGTTGTACGGGAAATGCTCTCGAAGTACGGTTTGGAGAAGGTTGATCCGCAACAATATTGTCTTGTGcag GTGAACAGTGAACACGTGAGTGGAGGAACACAGCAGGAATATATATTGGACGATGATGAATGTCCTTTGGCCATTCTTATGAATCATCCTTCTGCGCGGG GTTCAATTATGTTCCATGTACGTAGAAGACCCGCGGATTACGTGCCTCGGAAGCGCAAGAAAAAACCTAGCGGAAAGTGGAACGAGTTTGACCACAG GTACGAGGACGAGAGATTACCCTTTTTACTCGAATTAAATCCTGATGGAAGTGACGTTCCAAATGGAGCCGGCATACGACACCGGTTGCAGCCTAACGTGACGGAGGTAGGCTCGGAAAGGCCCATAGGTCCACAGGCTGTACAAGCTCAAACCCTAACTTTGACTGGACCGATGGTCATGCCGAGGCATTGTGTGATTGcttttactgaaaatattgtTACACTTACGCCTTGCTCCAGAGACGCTCACACTTACGTTAACAATCAGAGGATACATCAGACAACGATACTCCAG AACGGAGCTATCGTCAAGTTCGGCAGACTACATACCTTCAGATTCATCGACCCAGCACCCGAGGAACGCATCAGACAACGACACGATTCTGGGAGGCAAATCGAATACGGCTACGACCG ACGCTCCCCAGACTTGACCAATCAAGAGACGAACGCGGAAAGATACGGGTCTGCGTCCGGAACTCCGAACGGGGGTCAGGTTCAAGTTCAAGGCCAGGGCCAGCCGGGTCAAGATCAACCGTCCCATCCGTCTAGTCCGAGCAAGTCCGCCGCGTCTGGCTCCGCCGCAGTTTGCCTCGCTCGAAGCCCGAATCACGCGCCGGAATCCACGCACAATTATGAAACTACCTTCGATCTCGATGGGAACGTTGAGACTGCCAGTCTGACCAGCAGCAGGGACGGTAACAG AACGTTGCAAAACGATCGACAACCACGCGGAACGGATCCGATTTTGCCAGCTGTGCTAGAGTTTCTTGAGGAAACGGAAGAGACCTTCTTCCATGCTGTAATCACGGATGTGGAGCCGTCAGCGCCTCAGTTTAAACTTGCGCCAACGTACACGCTTTACTTAGCGGCGAGATATCGTGCGAGTACGCATTATAGACCGGAGTTGCAACCTACGGAGAGAGCGCATAGATTGACAGTGATGTTGGCGAACGTCGCCGGTATGATACAACGAGTGATACAG GAACGGTACATGGACGCATCCTCCTTGGCTCTTTGGTTAGCAAACGGATCGGAACTGCTGCACATGCTGAAAAATGATCGACACGTCGGGGCGTTCTCGACAAGGGCGCAGGACATTTTGACGGAGGCAGTTCACGCGGCATTCGCGTCGTTGGTGCGCTGCATTTCTCTTGAActtgctccggcgatgtcgcagTTTATGGCCGACGCCGACGAGCCCGCCAAGGAAGCCGGAGTTCTGCAAATATTTTCGAGTACGATGGCTCTGCTGAGGCGGTGCAGAGTGAACGCCGCCCTCACGATTCAGTTGTTCAGTCATCTGTTTCACACGATAAACGCAACCGCGTTTAACGCGTTGGTTTCGAACACGAACTTGTGCGTAAGATGGTTCGGTCGTCGACTGAAAGCGAGATTGAACGCTCTCGAGACTTGGGCCGAGAGGCAGGGCCTCGAGCTTGCGAGTCAGTGTCACTTGGCGACGATCATGCAAGCGACCCATCTCCTCCAAGCGCCGAAATATAACGCGGAGGAGCTCGCTACATTGAGTTCTACCTGTTTTAAGCTAAATTCCCTTCAAGTCAGGGCATTGTTGCAAAAATATCAACCAGCCGCGGACGAGCCGAGACTTCCGGCAGAGTTAATCGAAAACGTAGTAAAA GTGGCGGAAAGCGTGGCCGATACGCTCGCACGTGCCGATGGGAGAGAAATTCGACTCGAGGAGGAACCCACGCTAGCGTTGGCTCTCCTTCTCCCAGAGGACGGATACAGTTGCGAAGTAATACGTGGAGTACCACCGGGTTTGGCTGAATTTTTAGCTCCCTTACAACGAGATGGTCTGTGTCGGATGGCGCCACAGCCTACGAGCAGTGGATACTGGACCATATATATGATAGATCATCACAATAAC TTTCGTAGTCCCAGTGCGATGAGTAACAGGTCTGGAGGCTATTCGTGTCACACTGGACCTAGTTCGGCTCAGCCAGAGATTCACGTAATAAAGTTACATAAATCGACTAATGGAATGGGTTTGAGCATCGTCGCAGCAAAG GGTGCTGGTCAAGATAGGCTCGGAATATACATAAAAAGTGTTGTTGCAGGCGGTGCTGCTGATGCT GACGGTAGATTGACAGCAGGCGATCAGTTACTTAAGGTGGACGGACAAAGTTTAGTCGGAATTACTCAAGAAAA GGCTGCCGAATATTTGGTGCGTACCGGACCGGTAGTAACCCTCGAAGTTGCCAAACAGGGTGCCATATACCATGGTTTGGCCACTCTACTGTCGCAGCCTTCGCCTGTTATGACCAGAG CGCACAAAGTTCGACCCAAGTCCGAGCATTTGGAAGCTTCGAAGGTGCAGGAAGCGAACGAGCAGCCGTCTACATCCCATTCGATGGGTAATTTGTTGACCGTACCAAGGCACGCGATCGATTCGGTCCGTTCAATTGATCCAGTACCATCAGGTGCGACTATCACCCTGATTTCCGAGGGTCAATCTTACAATTACGATTCCTTGAATCCCACGTGTCGTTTGAATCGAACGAACGACTCGTGGCGCGTTTTACCGGAGGATTCGCGACGGTGTTTGCGAGATGAAAATGCGTGGGGTTTCATAGATCATGGGTCGATCGTCGGGCGCAACGAAGCAATTTTGGTACAACGAGTTTGTCCGTCGCGGGAAGAAGAAGCTTCGCTTCGTACGGCTCTGTGTTCGTCTCTCGGGACTCTGCCTGCGTCTACTCGAGGCCATTCTTACGTACCGCTTAATAACCCGCGTTGTTGGACCGATCGTCTCCCCCCATCCGATACAAACGTTCAACAAACCTGTCCGCAAATCCAGGTCGCGAATAACGATCATACGTCTACCGTCACGACTTCGGACATCGTGCGCGACGCGAACGAATCCTCGACCGTGGAAAGCAAACTCGACAGCTTCTCTCTCGACTCGATACCTTACATCGATCAAACGGATGATACTTGGTTGGATGAATCGAACGATAGCATAAACGATCATCGGATTGGGACCGCGACTACCATATCAAGGTCCTGTTCCATCGAATCGCTACGTCGACTTGACGTGGAGGTGGATCGCGTGCGAGAACCAACGATGACGACCAAGCAACAGCCTTTCGAACAAGAAACGTCGAGACGGAAAACGAGAGACACTGTTCTAGcagacactgacttaacattggAGAAGTTAGAAATAGAAACGCCAACCTCGACGAGTAGTTCATTGGATGGGAGAGAATCGATGGAATGTGAAACGAGAGAGAAGAACCAAGCATTTAATGTTTCAAGGGTGTACACCACGATCCCAGAATTAAATCTTGATTTGTCTGGCCTGGACAGTGACACGTCTAGCGACGTGTCGAGCTTCGAGAAATGTTGGAAATCACCAGAAGAAGTACGCCTTGGATGTGGCCGGGTGGCAGCTCTGGCTAGACATTTTTCCAAGCTCGGAAACGCTGAGTCGATTGTGTTGAGATCAAACACAGTCAGGCTGGGAAATGATTCTAGAAGATTTGCGTCTGAGCCGAACTTTGTCTCGCCTGAAGTATACGAGACAAGACCGGGTCATCGTTTCTCCGTTGTTGGCAAGGAATATTTATCTGAATTGGATTTGCGGATGAGCACCGAAGAGTACGCGCGACATGGTAGCGCGATCGAAGATATGATGACCAAGAGaaatgaaaaatcgacaagcaGCAAAGAGAAATTGTCGTTATCGGAGCAACGACAAATAATAGAACAGCTCGAAGAAATGTCTAATCTCGACGACGCATTCGTTCATCCCTGTTCATCGTGCGAAAATATCGCCGCGTCTTCGGATGATGTTCTTTATgaaaatttggatcacgtaccacagTGGACAATGAACGTGAACGAGCACAGTGACGTTCAGGATGACTATACGGAGGAAAAGTTATTCGACGCTCGATTTCCAAGGCAATTTTCGAGTTCCTATCCATGTTTAAAGAAAATCGATTTACTGAGGGACAGAGAAAATAAGATAGAACGACGTTCGCAAAGTTCTTTCGCCGATGGTGAATTTTCGAACGCGAACGTTAATAACCCACGACAAGCGAGTGACGCAAAATTCTATTGGGTTATCCATGAATTGAAAAATAGTTCGTCTCAGGATTTGAGGTCGTGCACCCAACAAAACGAGGATCGTATCTCTAGCGAGACTCGACCAAAGAGTAACAACGACCAGGAAGAATGTACTATCATTCCTGGTGACAATTCAGCCAACGATTCGACCAAATATCGACAGAAATCGATCGATCGGACGATTTATCCAAGATCAAATCGAACCTGTCTAGAAGTTGGTTCTCTTTTAC GACCTCGTCGCATGAGTGAACGAGATTTACCGTCACGACTTGGACGTGACGCAACCGCTCCTCAGCAACAAATACATACCAGCAAGTCCGTGCCAGCGTTGCACA ACGTTGGCACCGACGGGAAACAGCAACACGAGGTATTCAATCCTGGTTACAGTAGAGCATCATCCAGCAACAGCGTTACACCACCGGTTACCCAACCACCGTCGATGACCGCAATCAACGGTACTACATCGCTGCGTTCTCG CTCGAGTCATAATTTGCATGACCCGATAAGGATCGGAACACTACCGCCAAGCGGACTTGTAAGTAGACAGCAGTCATCGCCGAATTTAAATCCCGGTCAGACGACCGCGAGTAGCAATAGTTCGACGACTGCTATCGGAACAGGCTCCGCAAATATTCTTCAAAGTAACGAAGCCGAGAGATTTTATCAGAACTTAAGTGTCTACAGAAATCAAGACGCAACGGCAAAACAGCGATATAGCCCTTCTCAACATTCGGACGAAAG AAATCCACTTCAGTTGCAGAAGAGTTCGAGAGGCTCTCAGAATTCTTTAAATCGTCCAGGTACGTTCGAAACAAGCCAACCTAGGGATCGACCGATATCCGCCTACGTATCGCAAGCTCAACAACAATCTTACTTTGGTGGCCAATCGCAACAACAAGGCAACGCAGCACCTCCAAGATCACAATCCTCACGGGACATAATACGACAAGAAGCGAAGCTTCAAGAAATGCAAGAAGAAGTCAGGAGACGCGAATTGCGAGGTGGCGTACCAATCCCGCCCAATCAGTGTCGACCTACCACGTATAACATAAAATCGAATATGACACAACAATCGACTAATACAGTCGTTCGGCCGACGAAATCGATCAGTTCTCAACCAAATTTCGGATCAAATACGCCAGTGGCGGTGTCTTCACCGACGATTTCGACAGCTGGTCATGCTGCGAGGCAAACGACCGCTGCAAATTACGGTTACATGGACTCGCATTACGGGCCGTACGTAGTCCAGTATGGTAAGTCTCCGCCTACGCATCAGCATCAACATCAACATCAGTATCCACATCAGCACCAGCACCAACATCAACTTCAGCCGCAGCCTCAACTTCAATCGCAGCATCAGCACCAGCATCAACATCAAAATATGCAACAACAAAACCTTGGACATATTCAGTACAACACCCAACCGTCGAGGGGAAAAAACGATTCGACTCGATTGCAACCAAACGGGATGTCACTTGACTACGGAAGGGATCAAAGTGGTCAAGAAATTAGTAGACCGTATGCTGACCAAACTCGGCACTTTGCTGCTGGATCGCAGTATTATTTGAATGGCGGTTCGGATGTGCGaagcgatcaatatattagtgaaAACGGTACGAACAGAACGCAAACTTTACCGGAAGGAACCGCGTCCATCCAGCCGAATGAAATTGCTCCTATACGACCTGTACTTCCTGAAGATGGATTCAGAGAAAGTCCTCCGCCTCCACCACCGAATACGACTCATCCTCTCTACAACAAGCAATCGGATTCGAGATACACCGCGAGCATGCAAGATCCTCCTCGAGGTGGATATTACCCAGCAAATGGAACGGCGGGAACTACTTTACAACCGCGACAATATCAATACAGCGCTACAAATCCTTGGCAGCGAGAAGAAAGGGAAAAGGAACAAGCGCTCAGGAGGGAAGCTGCAAGACAGTGGCGAGATCAACAAATAGCGGAATTGAGTGCATTACCTCATAGAACCTCGCAACAGGAAGAGCAGCTTCGAGCTCTCCAGTTGGAAAGAGATTTCCAAAAAAGAGCCGAGGAAGTTGCTAACCAGCAAGACGACGAAGAAGAAAGTAACGATTTGGATGCTGAAAGCATGCAGCGAGTTCAGGGTTTACTTCGTCCAACTACGACTCAAGAGCGAGGAAATCTGCCAGAACAACATAATCCTAATTTGTCCAGGGTCAACGTTGCCAGTCAATCTGCCCGGGGTAGCCACGGTGTTCAATCTCTCGGTGCATCGATGCATTCTACGAGTGTTACCGCGCACGGTGTCGGTACTCAGCAATGTTCGCAAAGTATTTCAAATATCTCTTTAAGCCAACAAGAAAACTCTGGCTCGCACTTGTCCCAAAATCTGCAACACGAACATACCAATCAAGTACAAAATACTGTCGGGCAAATACCGATGTCATCTTTGATTCAGTTGGCTACTTCTCAGAAGTCCTGTTCTCTTGGCATTCCTCAGTCTATCGAAGACAAAGAAATTCAACGTAGGCAGGATGAGATTAAAAGAAAGCAAATCGAATTCGACGAAACTCTAAAACGGAAGGAAGAAGAGGCTAAACAACAACAAATTCAACACATAtatcagcagcagcaacagcagtaTTTACAACAATCACAATCCCATCTTAAGAATCAACAAGTATTACATCCTAGTATGTTGCGGTTGGAGAATCTGGTTATCAATGGACCGAATGCAATCT CAACCCAAAATGGTAATAGTGACGCACCTTTGCCACCGGAACGGGGCTCTAGCTACGCTGTGATGTCGCAACAAGGTGCTCTCAGAACGAATAGTGTGAACGCGTCTAATATGATGCCGTTGGCCCATCCTCAACAGTCAACTTCCATTAAAAGAGTCTCATTTCACGACTCGAACGCGAATCCAGCGGAAGCTATGCAACGAAACGTTTCGACTGGAAATTTAAGCACGCCACCATCCACAACTATGGATATTATTGCGGAAGATCCAAAT AATTTCATCAACGATGCAGAAAATTTATTGGCATCTCCAAAGACACCCGAAGGATCTGGTATTCCAAGTACCGGCAGCACACCTGGCGTGATAGGTGCTCAGGAAGTTTACAA GGATCCGAGGCAAAGACGATTGGCTGAGAAGCAAAAACTGCAACAGAATTCTCAAATTGGGCCAGTACCTGAGAAACTCAGCTTTAAAGAAAAGATGAAAATGTTCGCAATGGAAACCGGCGAAGACGGGACACCTCGGGATAAAGTGAAGATTTCACGCGCCCAACGCGAAATTGATAACATAGGTAATCCTACAGCTCTAAACAGCAATAACAACAGTACCAACAACAATAATAACATTGGTAGCAATACTTCTATCGCCAACAATAATAGCAACAATAGGAATTAA